In a single window of the Novosphingobium sp. IK01 genome:
- a CDS encoding porin, with the protein MLAGMITLGMTLGATPAMAGTSAALLKRLHEKGILSDEEYEQLVHEDEAENAPPTPATAVETPASAPPAQVADSERFVRRTASGVGLEVGDVTLKFSGSVNGFYVHDNPQAPNATSSVAGGVVNVGGNTSAVRNGLLPGFLKIEATTQQGGWDVGAHFGMYPGINSAAWGALGANNGGQPTGLATSGIDFRQTYLTVGRAGYGELKIGRDIGLFGSDAILNDITLLSPGSPGGNVAPANTTLGRIGVGYIYTDFQPQITYTTPDFKGFKVAGGVFQPLHSLTGPAETNSEPGFQAKITYDTKVGPVGAHLWVSGITQKHDTVTSSLSYTGKGIDFGAKLNSGPVTVVGYYYTASGLGTTALNLFDSDGLGNARDSQGFYAQATATFGKFTLGGSYGESRLSYANALDASANPTLVKVNSSWVGQVRYGLTSWVTLIGEYVSTKAVAHNGNRAKSDTLAIGGILFF; encoded by the coding sequence ATGCTCGCGGGCATGATCACCCTGGGGATGACACTGGGCGCCACGCCCGCCATGGCCGGAACCTCGGCCGCGCTGCTCAAGCGCCTCCATGAAAAGGGCATTCTTTCCGATGAGGAATACGAACAGCTCGTCCACGAGGATGAAGCCGAAAACGCACCGCCCACCCCGGCGACTGCCGTGGAAACGCCTGCCTCGGCCCCGCCCGCCCAAGTAGCCGACTCCGAGCGCTTCGTGCGCCGCACGGCGAGCGGCGTGGGCCTTGAGGTCGGCGATGTCACGCTCAAGTTCTCGGGCTCGGTCAACGGCTTCTATGTCCACGACAACCCGCAGGCGCCCAATGCCACGTCGAGCGTGGCGGGCGGCGTCGTCAACGTGGGCGGCAATACCTCGGCGGTCCGCAACGGCCTGCTCCCCGGCTTCCTCAAGATCGAGGCGACCACCCAGCAGGGCGGTTGGGACGTGGGCGCCCACTTCGGCATGTATCCGGGCATCAACAGCGCCGCCTGGGGCGCGCTGGGCGCCAACAACGGTGGCCAGCCGACCGGCCTTGCCACCTCGGGCATCGACTTCCGCCAGACGTACCTGACCGTGGGCCGTGCCGGCTATGGCGAACTGAAGATCGGCCGCGACATCGGCCTGTTCGGGTCGGACGCCATCCTCAACGACATCACGCTGCTCTCGCCCGGCTCGCCCGGCGGCAACGTGGCCCCGGCCAACACCACGCTGGGCCGCATCGGCGTTGGCTATATCTACACCGACTTCCAGCCGCAGATCACCTACACGACGCCTGATTTCAAGGGCTTCAAGGTTGCTGGCGGCGTGTTCCAGCCGCTCCACTCGCTCACCGGCCCTGCCGAAACCAACAGCGAGCCCGGCTTCCAGGCCAAGATCACCTACGACACCAAGGTCGGCCCGGTCGGCGCCCACCTGTGGGTTTCGGGGATCACCCAGAAGCATGACACCGTCACCAGCAGCCTGTCCTACACCGGCAAGGGCATCGACTTCGGCGCCAAGCTCAACAGCGGCCCGGTCACCGTGGTCGGCTACTACTACACCGCCTCGGGCCTGGGCACGACCGCGCTCAACCTGTTCGACAGCGATGGCCTTGGCAATGCGCGTGACAGCCAGGGCTTCTATGCACAGGCCACCGCCACTTTCGGCAAGTTCACCCTGGGCGGCAGCTATGGCGAAAGCCGCCTGAGCTATGCCAACGCGCTCGACGCCTCGGCCAACCCCACGCTGGTCAAGGTGAACAGCAGCTGGGTCGGCCAGGTGCGCTATGGCCTGACCAGCTGGGTCACGCTGATCGGCGAATATGTCTCGACCAAGGCGGTCGCCCACAACGGCAACCGCGCCAAGTCCGATACCCTGGCAATCGGCGGCATCCTCTTCTTCTGA
- a CDS encoding PQQ-dependent catabolism-associated beta-propeller protein — protein MRLITKLALGALTALMAPAAAGAQTVYVSNERGNSVTVIDGAAGKVLATWPVGERPRGITLTRDGRFVLVCVSNDNAVKVIDRQTGKILREIGAGQDPEQFFPAIDGKTVFVANENDAAVSAIDLETGRVAFQIPVGKEPEGVAQSPDGKWLVVTSEDDSTIAWIDLATRQVVSTMETEKRPRHVEFTADGRELWIAAEVGGVIQIADPRTRAITATIPFSIPGVQGYKILPCGIRFTPDGKTAVVALGRADRIALIDVATRKVRATIPVGKRVWHLALSPDGTRAYTANGLSNDVSVVDLVAGKTVATVPAGIAPWGAVAAP, from the coding sequence ATGCGCTTGATCACGAAACTGGCCCTGGGCGCGCTCACGGCTCTCATGGCGCCTGCCGCCGCCGGCGCGCAGACCGTCTATGTCAGCAACGAGCGCGGCAATTCGGTCACCGTGATCGACGGCGCGGCGGGCAAGGTTCTGGCGACATGGCCGGTGGGCGAACGCCCGCGCGGGATCACCCTCACCCGCGACGGGCGCTTCGTGCTGGTCTGCGTGAGCAACGACAACGCGGTCAAGGTGATCGACCGCCAGACCGGCAAAATCCTGCGCGAGATCGGCGCCGGACAGGACCCGGAACAGTTCTTCCCGGCCATCGACGGCAAGACCGTGTTCGTCGCCAACGAGAACGATGCCGCCGTCAGCGCCATCGATCTGGAAACCGGGCGCGTGGCCTTCCAGATCCCGGTCGGCAAGGAACCCGAAGGCGTGGCGCAGAGCCCGGACGGCAAATGGCTGGTGGTGACCTCCGAGGACGACAGCACGATCGCCTGGATCGATCTGGCCACGCGGCAGGTCGTCTCGACGATGGAAACCGAAAAGCGCCCCCGCCATGTCGAATTCACCGCCGACGGACGCGAACTGTGGATCGCGGCCGAAGTGGGCGGCGTGATCCAGATCGCCGATCCGCGCACGCGCGCGATCACCGCGACCATCCCGTTCTCGATTCCCGGCGTTCAGGGCTACAAGATCCTGCCCTGCGGCATCCGTTTCACCCCCGATGGCAAGACCGCCGTGGTCGCGCTGGGCCGGGCCGACCGCATCGCGCTGATCGATGTTGCCACCCGCAAGGTCCGCGCGACGATCCCCGTGGGCAAGCGCGTGTGGCATCTGGCGCTCAGCCCCGACGGCACCCGCGCCTACACCGCCAATGGCCTGTCCAACGACGTTTCCGTGGTCGATCTGGTGGCCGGGAAGACCGTGGCGACCGTTCCGGCGGGAATCGCGCCCTGGGGCGCCGTTGCCGCGCCCTGA
- the pedF gene encoding cytochrome c-550 PedF: MKITGRLALAASAGVLALAGAPHLFAHGDVTPQAVDTSALPDIQPNNDTWIEHNPYRGNAEAIKIGEHAYAQNCARCHGIEAISGGIAPDLRYLELGDSGDEWFVQRYHHGSVRDGKVYMPPMGEVLGQKAGWAIRAWLETVHQE; this comes from the coding sequence ATGAAGATCACCGGACGACTGGCGCTGGCAGCCTCAGCCGGGGTGCTTGCCCTGGCCGGCGCGCCTCATCTCTTTGCCCATGGCGACGTGACGCCGCAGGCTGTCGATACGAGCGCTCTTCCCGACATCCAGCCCAACAACGACACCTGGATCGAGCACAACCCCTATCGCGGCAATGCCGAGGCGATCAAGATCGGCGAACATGCCTATGCGCAGAACTGCGCGCGCTGCCACGGGATCGAGGCGATCTCGGGCGGGATCGCGCCCGACTTGCGCTATCTCGAACTGGGCGACAGCGGCGACGAATGGTTCGTGCAGCGCTACCACCACGGTTCGGTCCGCGACGGCAAGGTCTACATGCCGCCGATGGGCGAGGTGCTGGGCCAGAAGGCTGGCTGGGCGATCCGTGCCTGGCTCGAAACTGTCCATCAGGAGTGA
- a CDS encoding substrate-binding periplasmic protein, with translation MARKEGTAAVTRRALLGGALATGAMALAPAGVQAAPLAKVKANGVLRVAIYQDNAPWSWDEGGQIRGIDADLGRALAQALGVRADLAIFPADESVEDDLRNAVWRGGLLGFQAADVMLHVPFDPAFAAQQDQVAIVAPYVREGFGLACATGKGLQCEAAPLAFRGHKLAVELATVPDYYLMGQFGGALAKDVVHFPNGAAAVSALVKGDADAALATRAQLEFGLRDHGSEFAQRKGPLPQLNAPGWDVGMAVKEASRTLGDALESIVTDMQKDGRMAALCKPYGVAWTAPLAAG, from the coding sequence ATGGCGCGTAAAGAAGGCACGGCGGCGGTAACCCGGCGTGCCCTTCTGGGCGGGGCTCTGGCGACTGGCGCCATGGCTCTCGCCCCCGCCGGGGTTCAGGCCGCGCCGCTCGCCAAGGTCAAGGCCAATGGCGTGTTGCGCGTGGCGATCTATCAGGACAACGCGCCCTGGTCGTGGGACGAGGGCGGGCAGATCCGGGGTATCGACGCCGATCTGGGCCGGGCCCTGGCGCAGGCGCTCGGGGTGAGGGCCGATCTGGCCATTTTTCCTGCCGATGAAAGCGTCGAGGACGATCTGCGCAATGCCGTGTGGCGCGGCGGGTTGCTGGGGTTCCAGGCCGCCGATGTCATGCTCCATGTCCCGTTCGATCCGGCCTTTGCCGCGCAGCAGGATCAGGTCGCGATCGTGGCGCCTTATGTGCGCGAGGGGTTCGGCCTGGCCTGTGCCACGGGCAAGGGCCTCCAGTGCGAGGCTGCCCCGCTCGCGTTCCGTGGGCACAAGCTCGCGGTCGAACTGGCGACAGTGCCCGATTACTACCTGATGGGGCAGTTCGGCGGCGCTTTGGCCAAGGATGTCGTGCATTTTCCCAATGGGGCGGCGGCGGTTTCGGCGCTGGTCAAGGGCGATGCCGATGCGGCACTGGCGACGCGAGCCCAGCTCGAATTCGGCCTGCGCGACCATGGTTCGGAGTTCGCGCAACGCAAGGGGCCGCTTCCCCAACTCAATGCGCCCGGCTGGGACGTGGGCATGGCCGTGAAGGAGGCCAGCCGCACGCTGGGCGACGCGCTCGAATCCATCGTGACCGACATGCAGAAGGATGGCCGCATGGCCGCCTTGTGCAAGCCCTATGGCGTGGCCTGGACGGCCCCGCTGGCAGCGGGCTGA